A section of the Oryza sativa Japonica Group chromosome 1, ASM3414082v1 genome encodes:
- the LOC4327774 gene encoding E3 ubiquitin-protein ligase SINAT5: MDVDSVECLSLPDSSSSSGAGAGGGGGGGGGGGVGAMDAADDVGLALHAHGALLAAAAAARAAACSKGGGGGGAAAGSGVHELLECPVCTNSMYPPIHQCQNGHTLCSTCKARVHNRCPTCRQELGDIRCLALEKVAESLELPCKYCSLGCPEIFPYYSKIKHEAQCMFRPYNCPYAGSECAVVGDIPYLVAHLRDDHKVDMHSGCTFNHRYVKSNPREVENATWMLTVFHCFGQYFCLHFEAFQLGMAPVYMAFLRFMGDENEARNYSYSLEVGANGRKMVWEGTPRSVRDSHRKVRDSHDGLIIQRNMALFFSGGDRKELKLRITGRIWKEQQTPDGACIPNLCS; this comes from the exons ATGGACGTGGACAGCGTCGAGTGCCTGTCGCTGCcggactcctcctcctcctccggcgccggcgccggcggcggagggggtgggggtgggggtgggggcgtAGGCGCCATGGATGCGGCGGACGACGTCGGCCTCGCGCTGCACGCGCACGGCGCGCTcctggcggccgcggcggccgcgcgggcggcggcgtgctccaagggagggggagggggaggcgcggcggccgggagcggcgtGCACGAGCTGCTCGAGTGCCCCGTCTGCACCAACTCCATGTACCCGCCGATCCACCAG TGCCAAAATGGACACACTCTGTGTTCCACCTGCAAAGCTAGGGTGCACAACCGTTGCCCTACATGCAGACAAGAGCTTGGTGATATCAGGTGTTTGGCCCTGGAGAAAGTAGCTGAATCGCTTGAGCTTCCCTGTAAGTACTGCTCTTTGGGGTGCCCAGAGATCTTCCCATACTACAGCAAGATAAAACATGAAGCGCAGTGCATGTTTAGACCATACAATTGCCCTTATGCTGGTTCTGAGTGTGCTGTGGTGGGTGATATCCCTTATCTTGTTGCCCATTTGAGGGATGATCACAAAGTTGATATGCATAGTGGTTGCACATTCAACCATAGATATGTCAAGTCCAACCCACGAGAAGTCGAAAATGCCACCTGGATGCTGACG GTCTTCCACTGTTTCGGGCAATACTTCTGCCTGCACTTTGAGGCCTTCCAGCTTGGGATGGCACCAGTCTATATGGCCTTTCTCCGTTTCATGGGTGATGAAAATGAGGCAAGGAACTATAGCTACAGCCTTGAGGTCGGCGCAAACGGCAGGAAAATGGTATGGGAGGGCACCCCCCGAAGTGTCCGGGACAGCCACCGGAAGGTGCGGGACAGCCATGATGGCCTCATCATCCAGAGGAACATGGCGCTGTTCTTCTCGGGGGGCGACCGAAAGGAGCTGAAGCTGAGGATCACCGGCCGGATCTGGAAGGAGCAGCAGACCCCAGACGGTGCCTGCATACCAAATCTCTGTAGCTAA